A single Sporosarcina sp. FSL W8-0480 DNA region contains:
- a CDS encoding FMN-binding negative transcriptional regulator encodes MYIPKQFKVTDMNEVLSFIQENSFGTLVTTRKGRPISTHLPFQFIKKDDDWYITGHMAYGNPQWRTFENCEEVLVMFQGSHAYVSSSWYSHENVPTWNYQAVHMYGKASILTNEELVENLTMLLNKYEGHRENPVLWATLSLKLIESELKGNIGFKIKVTEIQAAYKLSQNRNETDYNNIIENLRNEGNPLSKQVADQIEKK; translated from the coding sequence ATGTACATTCCAAAACAATTCAAAGTCACAGATATGAATGAAGTCCTGAGTTTCATTCAAGAAAATTCTTTCGGTACGCTTGTCACGACAAGAAAAGGGAGACCGATTTCGACTCATTTGCCTTTCCAATTCATTAAAAAAGATGATGATTGGTATATTACTGGGCATATGGCGTATGGCAATCCGCAGTGGCGGACATTCGAAAATTGTGAGGAAGTCCTTGTCATGTTTCAAGGGTCGCATGCGTATGTCTCATCTTCCTGGTATTCGCATGAAAATGTACCGACGTGGAATTATCAAGCAGTTCATATGTATGGCAAAGCAAGCATTTTAACAAATGAAGAGTTGGTAGAGAATCTGACTATGTTGCTCAATAAATACGAGGGGCATCGTGAGAATCCTGTACTTTGGGCTACCCTTTCACTGAAACTCATCGAAAGCGAATTAAAAGGAAATATCGGTTTTAAGATAAAAGTAACTGAGATCCAAGCAGCATATAAATTAAGCCAAAACCGGAATGAAACCGATTATAACAACATTATCGAGAACTTACGGAATGAAGGAAATCCGCTTTCCAAGCAAGTGGCGGATCAAATAGAAAAGAAATGA
- a CDS encoding S66 peptidase family protein → MIKYPYLPDGATIGITAPSSGVQTELEDIVKEAIGRMESKGFRTVAGETVWTQDKAKSAPALTRAKELNSMLQDEGIDLIFPPWGGELLIEILEHIEFEKVRPKWILGYSDTSALLLALTLKTGIATAHGTNLVDLRGEQSDPTTSMWLSVLQTESGESVTQYSSENYQKKWQHDNPSPWVFHLTETTKWKSIFEEPVEMKGRLLGGCVDVIRHLIGTPYGDVASFQENFTNNEPIIWYFENCELTTTDLRRTLVQMKYAGWFDNCSGILFGRSPANQPVGNYEIEDVYEDLTKDLGIPIIYDIDCGHVPPQITFINGASAKVNVEDGKGTIVQTFN, encoded by the coding sequence ATGATTAAATATCCTTATTTGCCGGACGGAGCAACTATCGGCATCACCGCACCATCATCCGGTGTGCAAACCGAACTCGAAGACATCGTAAAAGAGGCAATCGGACGAATGGAGTCGAAGGGCTTTCGTACAGTTGCCGGAGAAACGGTGTGGACACAAGATAAGGCGAAGTCAGCTCCAGCTTTAACACGTGCGAAGGAATTGAATTCGATGCTGCAAGATGAAGGGATCGATCTCATTTTTCCTCCATGGGGCGGGGAATTATTGATCGAAATCTTAGAGCATATTGAATTTGAAAAAGTACGTCCAAAGTGGATTTTAGGCTATTCGGACACAAGTGCGCTTCTTCTTGCATTGACGTTGAAAACAGGAATCGCAACTGCTCATGGAACGAACTTGGTCGATCTGCGTGGGGAACAATCCGACCCGACAACATCGATGTGGCTATCCGTATTGCAAACGGAATCCGGAGAATCAGTCACCCAATATTCCTCAGAAAACTACCAGAAGAAGTGGCAGCATGACAACCCATCACCATGGGTTTTCCATTTAACTGAAACAACAAAATGGAAGTCAATTTTTGAAGAACCTGTTGAGATGAAAGGTCGGCTATTAGGGGGCTGCGTTGACGTCATCCGGCATTTGATCGGGACGCCTTACGGGGATGTCGCATCATTCCAAGAGAATTTCACAAACAATGAGCCTATCATTTGGTACTTTGAGAACTGCGAACTAACTACAACTGACTTGCGTAGAACGCTTGTTCAGATGAAGTATGCAGGCTGGTTCGATAATTGCTCCGGCATTCTCTTTGGGAGAAGTCCTGCAAATCAGCCTGTGGGAAATTATGAAATTGAGGACGTTTACGAAGATCTTACCAAGGATTTAGGCATTCCAATCATATACGATATCGACTGCGGACATGTCCCACCTCAAATTACATTCATCAACGGAGCATCTGCCAAAGTAAATGTGGAAGATGGGAAGGGAACAATCGTTCAAACTTTCAACTAA
- a CDS encoding sigma-70 family RNA polymerase sigma factor, with translation MGQLDWEAKGRDEQIEFLMDEYGEKIKRLVYTYVKDHPAAEDLTQEIFIAIYLKLNSFEGKSSIKTWIYSIAINKCKDYLKSWHMRKITVQENIKDLLKSSRRGPHDEVLEKLESEQLVDLVLKLAVPYREVILLYYYKHLSIKEVSEILAVSESTVKVRLHRGREKLRIPLELMERGEVNG, from the coding sequence ATGGGGCAGTTGGATTGGGAAGCTAAGGGCAGAGATGAGCAGATTGAATTTCTTATGGATGAATACGGGGAAAAGATAAAGCGGCTTGTCTATACATACGTAAAAGATCATCCTGCGGCAGAAGACTTAACGCAGGAGATATTCATAGCAATTTACTTGAAACTCAATTCATTCGAAGGGAAGTCCTCTATTAAAACATGGATCTACTCCATCGCGATTAATAAATGTAAAGATTACCTGAAGAGTTGGCATATGCGAAAGATCACTGTGCAGGAAAATATAAAAGATTTATTGAAATCAAGCCGACGAGGACCACACGATGAAGTACTTGAAAAGCTTGAAAGCGAGCAACTTGTCGATCTTGTTCTAAAATTAGCTGTGCCATATAGAGAAGTGATTTTACTTTATTACTATAAACATTTATCAATTAAAGAAGTAAGTGAGATTTTAGCCGTTAGCGAAAGTACAGTGAAAGTAAGGCTACACCGGGGAAGGGAGAAGTTGAGGATACCATTGGAACTAATGGAAAGAGGTGAGGTTAATGGATGA